A stretch of candidate division KSB1 bacterium DNA encodes these proteins:
- a CDS encoding DUF2914 domain-containing protein, with translation MNKTNVFLNALLGVVLIIGATATAQESGSVAKSVFTTEIVDREPVNDLNSFSTDIKQIYFFTDIRNMSGNRVTHRWLHSGETRAEISFNVGGPRWRVYSSKNLVAEWVGDWTVEVVNSAGTVIHEDSFVYSKGAGMMKTAPSTATQPKMKNGTTPPTATQPKMKNGTDPMMAAGEGSVVKA, from the coding sequence ATGAACAAAACAAACGTTTTTTTAAATGCTCTACTGGGAGTTGTTTTGATTATCGGTGCAACTGCTACTGCACAGGAGTCTGGTTCGGTAGCTAAGTCGGTATTTACCACCGAAATCGTCGACCGCGAACCAGTAAACGATCTGAACTCATTTTCTACCGACATTAAGCAAATTTACTTCTTCACCGACATTAGAAACATGTCCGGGAATCGTGTTACACACCGCTGGCTTCACAGCGGCGAAACCCGTGCTGAGATTTCATTTAATGTCGGTGGACCAAGATGGCGGGTATATTCAAGCAAGAACCTTGTTGCGGAGTGGGTTGGCGACTGGACTGTTGAGGTAGTTAATTCTGCAGGGACCGTCATTCACGAGGATTCTTTTGTTTATTCAAAAGGAGCAGGAATGATGAAAACAGCGCCTTCTACTGCAACTCAACCGAAAATGAAAAATGGAACGACTCCGCCTACCGCAACTCAACCGAAAATGAAAAATGGAACAGATCCGATGATGGCTGCTGGCGAAGGCTCAGTAGTCAAAGCA